One window of Gloeothece citriformis PCC 7424 genomic DNA carries:
- a CDS encoding Pepco domain-containing protein, translating to MPDNSDETIWIITADETSVDGAKSATPYQNPYAKTPQTPGNAAPVQASKLETELSKFLSVVGKVFNHAQEQVNQQTGLKLDEIELTVEITAEGEVKLLGTGAKTATKGGITFKFKRE from the coding sequence ATGCCAGATAATTCTGATGAAACCATTTGGATCATTACGGCGGATGAGACATCAGTTGATGGTGCTAAGTCTGCCACACCTTATCAAAATCCCTATGCTAAAACACCCCAAACCCCAGGAAACGCAGCCCCGGTACAAGCTAGCAAACTAGAAACAGAACTTTCTAAATTTCTTTCGGTGGTTGGGAAAGTTTTTAATCATGCCCAAGAACAGGTAAATCAGCAAACAGGACTAAAATTAGATGAAATAGAACTAACTGTAGAAATTACAGCAGAAGGAGAAGTTAAACTATTAGGTACAGGGGCAAAAACCGCCACAAAAGGGGGAATTACCTTTAAGTTTAAACGCGAGTAA
- a CDS encoding DUF29 domain-containing protein: protein MTTEILPKLKALYEEDFPLWIDEILKQLKSRNFEEVDWENLIEEVESLGREQKNKVEGYLYQLFRHLLLYQYWESEKEWCTSGWEDEIDIFRKQLNILVRSKTLYNYMLSIYEATYQDARRSVIRKTDQKIFPELCPYTVEKVLNSEWLP, encoded by the coding sequence ATGACGACAGAAATATTACCAAAGCTAAAAGCGTTATATGAAGAAGACTTTCCTTTGTGGATAGATGAAATCCTTAAGCAATTGAAATCCCGTAATTTTGAGGAGGTGGACTGGGAAAATTTAATTGAGGAGGTAGAATCTTTGGGAAGAGAGCAAAAAAACAAAGTAGAAGGATATCTCTATCAACTTTTTAGACATTTGTTGTTATATCAATATTGGGAAAGTGAAAAAGAATGGTGTACATCTGGTTGGGAAGATGAGATCGATATTTTTAGAAAACAACTCAATATTCTTGTAAGAAGTAAAACGCTTTACAATTATATGCTGTCTATTTATGAGGCAACTTATCAGGATGCGCGGCGTTCAGTAATTCGTAAAACTGATCAAAAAATTTTTCCTGAATTATGTCCTTATACCGTTGAGAAAGTTCTTAATTCTGAATGGCTGCCTTAA
- a CDS encoding GUN4 domain-containing protein, with translation MTNWAWVIGLNHYHRLQSLRGAIRDAELIRDFCLESNFEQIFYYSDNSPDLIAPNGSRQATQPTYTNLKAFLLDFFDSPQLQAGDNFWFFFSGHGVRHQGRDYLMPCDAHPLAIEDTALSLNYITETLRRSGADNIILLLDACRNDESRNGLGIGGEKHQGVITISSCSPSEKSYEIPLSNEIFQGSFTTALLEGLRIRGEGNCATVERLYQHLTYRVPQINQQYKKPPQFPYLMAEPPSKMHYILLPQNATLRDAEPLRKEALKAEVKEDYQLARQLWIRVLEVSWRDYEAIEGIERIARKILTQPQQVPIPPTPSLSDAARGLQPIADKMLTQPKTEKPQPFFLQDSPLAVCSYLNEVGLKTRDYKDLLGDGNYSCSSPYQELGEKSSGLKNNIAYYVSGSLTNITELKIVLNVNQPNQAQSAHQTMVNYGNILLKKAIGMNFTQEILKALELGTPNSWNFNNYTILVIREDWINGKGYEIKLIIKSKNITDKSVLSSTGEIEFKSEKGVDYTQLRDFLKQGKWKEADQETSRVMCQAANRTSEGWLRVEDINNFPCEDLRTINQLWLHYSKGKFGFSVQAEIYHSLGGTREYNREIWEKFCDRVGWRKEGDWLCHYDLTFSLEDAPRDHLPGFGAGVFWSGDVGAGAEDVWLWCGMGLFSRVKTCNL, from the coding sequence ATGACTAACTGGGCATGGGTAATAGGGCTTAACCACTATCACAGGCTACAATCGTTACGGGGAGCAATACGAGATGCCGAATTAATACGGGATTTTTGCCTTGAATCTAATTTTGAGCAAATTTTTTACTATTCTGATAACTCACCTGACTTAATCGCCCCCAATGGTTCAAGACAAGCCACTCAACCGACTTATACTAATCTAAAGGCGTTTTTGTTGGATTTTTTTGATAGTCCCCAACTGCAAGCCGGGGATAACTTTTGGTTTTTCTTTAGTGGGCATGGTGTACGCCATCAAGGACGAGATTATCTCATGCCTTGTGATGCCCATCCCCTAGCAATAGAAGATACAGCGCTTTCTCTTAACTACATAACGGAAACATTGCGGAGGAGTGGGGCAGATAATATTATTCTTTTGCTTGATGCCTGTCGAAATGATGAGAGTAGAAATGGCTTAGGTATTGGAGGAGAAAAACACCAAGGAGTGATTACTATTTCTTCCTGTAGTCCTTCAGAAAAATCCTATGAAATTCCATTAAGTAATGAAATTTTTCAAGGTTCATTTACAACCGCCCTGTTAGAAGGACTCAGAATTAGAGGAGAAGGCAACTGTGCCACAGTAGAAAGATTGTATCAGCATTTAACCTATCGAGTTCCTCAGATTAATCAACAATATAAAAAACCTCCTCAGTTTCCTTACCTAATGGCTGAACCTCCAAGCAAAATGCACTATATTCTTCTGCCGCAAAATGCTACCCTGAGAGATGCTGAACCTTTACGTAAAGAAGCTTTAAAAGCTGAAGTTAAAGAAGATTATCAATTAGCTAGACAGTTATGGATTCGAGTCTTGGAAGTTTCTTGGCGCGATTACGAAGCGATTGAAGGAATCGAGCGTATTGCCCGTAAGATACTTACTCAACCCCAACAAGTTCCAATACCCCCAACTCCCTCATTAAGCGATGCAGCTAGAGGACTTCAACCCATTGCTGACAAAATGCTTACTCAACCCAAAACAGAAAAACCTCAACCATTTTTTCTGCAAGATTCACCTTTAGCAGTTTGCTCCTATTTGAATGAGGTAGGATTGAAAACTAGAGATTACAAAGATTTATTGGGTGATGGAAATTATAGTTGTTCTAGTCCCTATCAAGAGTTAGGGGAAAAATCGTCAGGTTTAAAGAACAATATTGCTTATTATGTTAGTGGAAGCTTAACGAATATAACAGAGCTTAAAATTGTTCTTAATGTTAATCAACCCAATCAAGCACAATCGGCACATCAAACAATGGTTAACTATGGAAATATTCTTTTGAAAAAAGCTATAGGAATGAATTTTACTCAAGAGATTTTAAAGGCTTTAGAGTTGGGAACTCCAAACAGTTGGAATTTTAACAATTATACTATATTGGTTATTCGAGAAGATTGGATTAATGGAAAAGGATATGAAATTAAGCTAATAATCAAAAGTAAAAATATTACAGATAAATCTGTACTCTCTTCAACTGGTGAGATTGAATTCAAAAGCGAAAAAGGGGTTGATTATACACAACTGCGCGACTTTCTTAAACAAGGAAAATGGAAAGAAGCAGATCAAGAAACGTCTAGAGTGATGTGTCAAGCGGCTAACCGAACATCAGAAGGATGGCTAAGAGTAGAAGATATAAATAATTTTCCCTGTGAGGATTTACGAACCATTAACCAACTCTGGCTACACTACAGTAAAGGTAAATTCGGCTTTTCAGTTCAAGCCGAAATTTATCACTCACTGGGGGGAACAAGAGAATATAATAGGGAGATATGGGAAAAATTTTGTGATCGCGTCGGTTGGCGCAAGGAAGGGGATTGGTTGTGCCACTATGACCTTACCTTTTCATTAGAAGATGCTCCAAGAGATCACCTACCTGGGTTTGGGGCGGGGGTTTTCTGGTCGGGTGATGTTGGCGCGGGTGCGGAGGATGTGTGGCTGTGGTGTGGTATGGGTCTGTTCTCTCGCGTCAAGACTTGTAACCTGTAA
- a CDS encoding type II toxin-antitoxin system VapC family toxin — translation MSVVLDTCALIWWSLNPEKLSLSAKETCNILEKEKNALVASISIWEIAIKVKNKKLDLGVSLETYVEALKKSDVISIIPIDETLWLKSVALEWTHRDPADRVIVSLARQYHASIITADRVIAEFYPRVIW, via the coding sequence ATGAGTGTTGTTTTAGATACTTGTGCTTTAATTTGGTGGAGTCTTAATCCTGAAAAACTCTCATTATCTGCTAAGGAAACCTGTAATATCCTCGAAAAAGAAAAAAATGCTCTTGTTGCTTCGATTTCCATTTGGGAGATCGCTATTAAAGTAAAGAACAAGAAATTAGATTTAGGGGTGTCCTTAGAAACCTATGTAGAAGCCTTAAAAAAGTCCGATGTTATCTCAATTATTCCTATTGATGAAACTCTTTGGTTAAAAAGTGTGGCTTTAGAATGGACTCATCGAGATCCTGCCGATCGCGTGATAGTTTCCTTGGCTAGACAATACCACGCTTCTATTATTACCGCCGATCGCGTGATAGCAGAATTTTATCCTAGGGTAATTTGGTAG
- the psbA gene encoding photosystem II q(b) protein — protein sequence MTTTLQQRESVSLWEQFCQWITSTNNRLYIGWFGVIMIPTLLTATTCFIIAFIAAPPVDIDGIREPVAGSLLYGNNIISGAVVPSSNAIGLHFYPIWEAASLDEWLYNGGPYQLVVFHFLIGVFCYMGRQWELSYRLGMRPWICVAYSAPVSAATAVFLIYPIGQGSFSDGMPLGISGTFNFMFVFQAEHNILMHPFHMLGVAGVFGGSLFSAMHGSLVTSSLVRETTEVESQNYGYKFGQEEETYNIVAAHGYFGRLIFQYASFNNSRSLHFFLGAWPVIGIWFTAMGISTMAFNLNGFNFNQSILDSQGRVISTWADVLNRANLGFEVMHERNAHNFPLDLASAEPVVAPSING from the coding sequence ATGACTACTACTTTACAGCAACGCGAAAGCGTTTCCCTGTGGGAACAGTTTTGTCAGTGGATCACCAGCACCAACAACCGTTTATACATCGGTTGGTTCGGTGTCATCATGATCCCCACCCTCTTAACTGCTACTACCTGTTTCATCATTGCTTTCATCGCTGCTCCTCCTGTAGACATCGATGGAATCCGTGAACCCGTAGCTGGTTCTTTACTCTACGGAAACAACATCATCTCTGGTGCAGTTGTTCCTTCTTCCAACGCCATTGGATTACACTTCTACCCCATTTGGGAAGCCGCTTCCTTAGATGAGTGGCTTTACAACGGTGGCCCTTACCAGTTAGTAGTATTCCACTTCTTAATCGGAGTATTCTGCTACATGGGTCGTCAGTGGGAATTAAGCTACCGCTTAGGAATGCGTCCTTGGATTTGTGTAGCTTACTCTGCTCCTGTATCCGCAGCTACCGCAGTATTCTTAATCTACCCCATCGGACAAGGTTCTTTCTCTGATGGAATGCCTTTAGGAATCAGTGGAACATTCAACTTCATGTTCGTTTTCCAAGCAGAACACAACATCTTAATGCACCCCTTCCATATGTTGGGAGTAGCTGGTGTATTCGGAGGTTCTTTATTCTCTGCAATGCACGGAAGCTTAGTAACCAGTTCTTTAGTTCGTGAAACTACCGAAGTAGAATCTCAGAACTATGGTTACAAGTTCGGACAAGAAGAAGAAACCTACAACATCGTAGCAGCACACGGATACTTCGGACGTTTAATTTTCCAATATGCGTCCTTCAACAACAGCCGTTCATTACACTTCTTCTTAGGAGCATGGCCTGTAATCGGTATCTGGTTCACCGCAATGGGAATCTCTACCATGGCCTTCAACCTCAACGGTTTCAACTTCAACCAGTCTATCCTTGATTCTCAAGGTCGTGTCATCAGCACCTGGGCTGACGTATTAAACCGCGCTAACTTAGGATTTGAAGTAATGCACGAGCGCAACGCTCACAACTTCCCCTTAGACTTAGCGTCTGCTGAACCTGTTGTTGCTCCTTCCATCAATGGCTAG
- a CDS encoding Uma2 family endonuclease yields MVSATISKLTLEEFLKLPETKPASEYINGIISQKPMPQGKHSRLQLKFCEAVNDVAEEKQLAMAFPELRCTFGGRSIVPDGVVFSWERIPFDENGEVENAFTIHPDWVVEILSPEQKTTKVIRNILHCLKYGCQLGWLIDPEERIILVFQPQQMPIELSGSDVLPVLSGLELRLTGDDVFSWLKGKRES; encoded by the coding sequence ATGGTTAGTGCTACGATTTCTAAACTCACTCTAGAAGAATTTTTAAAGCTTCCTGAAACAAAGCCAGCGAGTGAATATATTAATGGGATTATCTCTCAGAAACCGATGCCCCAAGGAAAACATTCTCGACTACAATTAAAGTTTTGTGAGGCGGTTAATGATGTGGCCGAAGAGAAACAATTGGCAATGGCTTTTCCTGAATTACGCTGTACTTTTGGAGGACGTTCTATAGTACCTGATGGGGTAGTTTTTAGTTGGGAGCGCATTCCGTTTGATGAAAATGGAGAGGTTGAGAATGCTTTTACTATTCATCCTGACTGGGTTGTAGAAATTCTTTCCCCAGAACAAAAAACAACAAAAGTTATTCGCAATATTTTACATTGTTTAAAATATGGGTGTCAGTTAGGATGGCTCATTGATCCAGAAGAACGAATAATTTTAGTTTTTCAACCTCAACAGATGCCTATTGAATTATCAGGTAGTGATGTTTTACCTGTCTTGTCAGGGTTAGAATTAAGGCTTACTGGTGATGATGTTTTTAGTTGGTTGAAGGGAAAAAGAGAAAGTTGA
- a CDS encoding phycocyanobilin:ferredoxin oxidoreductase translates to MLDTAKSSIRQQQHPLISRLADLILSYWEKYLELDPYQLPDGLGYVEGRLEGEKLVIENHCYHTPQFRKMHLELAKLGNNLDILHCVMFPNPHYPLPMFGCDIVASKAGVSAAIADLSPTNPQGTLPTTYQKVLSSLPKRDFSQRRDLPPWGDIFSEFCLFIRPTNSTEETFFLERVEQFLELHCRQSLIAQPLSSNEQALYLAGQYNYCSQQQKNDKTRRVLEKAFGAEWADKYINLVLFDLPD, encoded by the coding sequence TCAATCCGTCAACAACAACATCCTTTAATTAGTCGATTAGCTGACTTAATTTTATCCTATTGGGAAAAATACTTAGAATTAGACCCCTATCAACTTCCAGACGGACTAGGATATGTAGAGGGACGACTTGAAGGCGAAAAACTGGTGATCGAAAACCATTGTTATCATACGCCTCAGTTCCGAAAAATGCACTTAGAACTGGCTAAATTGGGTAATAATCTTGATATTTTGCACTGTGTTATGTTTCCTAACCCTCATTATCCTTTACCCATGTTTGGCTGTGATATTGTCGCTAGTAAAGCCGGAGTGAGTGCGGCGATCGCAGATTTATCACCGACTAACCCCCAAGGAACTCTACCGACAACTTATCAAAAGGTTCTGTCTTCTTTACCGAAACGGGATTTTTCTCAAAGGAGAGATCTTCCTCCTTGGGGAGATATTTTTTCAGAGTTTTGTTTATTTATTCGCCCAACTAATTCTACAGAAGAAACTTTCTTTTTAGAGCGAGTTGAACAATTTTTAGAGCTTCATTGTCGTCAGTCTCTTATTGCTCAACCTCTATCAAGTAACGAGCAAGCTTTATATTTAGCCGGACAATATAACTACTGTAGCCAACAGCAAAAGAATGATAAAACTCGCCGAGTCTTAGAAAAAGCTTTTGGGGCTGAGTGGGCAGACAAATATATTAATTTAGTCTTGTTTGATTTGCCGGATTAG
- a CDS encoding DUF2949 domain-containing protein: MQHKLRSFLTEELGLPIAEVTWAERQVQQMPNQLPMILWQYGLISLRQLDKILDWLETA, encoded by the coding sequence ATGCAACACAAACTGAGGAGTTTTTTAACGGAGGAGTTGGGGCTTCCGATCGCTGAGGTAACATGGGCAGAACGCCAAGTTCAACAGATGCCTAATCAGTTGCCGATGATTTTATGGCAGTATGGGCTAATTAGCTTAAGGCAGTTAGATAAAATCTTGGATTGGCTGGAAACCGCTTAA
- a CDS encoding SDR family oxidoreductase → MTQQLQPPQHQDRQPGLESEMQPLPKSDDAQHKGSGKLYQKVALITGGDSGIGRAVAIAFAKEGADVAIVYLNEHEDAQKTKEQVEEYGRRCVTLAGDVGDEQFCQQAVQKTVQEFNRLDILVNNAGEQHPQDSIENITQEQLERTFRTNIFSMFYLTKAALPHLQKGSAIINTTSVTAYKGNPMLLDYSSTKGAIVAFTRALSQSLVEKEIRVNGVAPGPIWTPLIPATFPEDKVESFGAQVPMQRAGQPEEVASSYVFLASNDASYFTGQILHPNGGVVVNG, encoded by the coding sequence ATGACTCAACAATTACAACCCCCACAACATCAAGATCGTCAACCCGGATTAGAATCTGAAATGCAGCCCTTACCAAAATCTGACGACGCTCAACACAAAGGCAGTGGCAAACTTTATCAAAAAGTAGCTTTAATTACTGGGGGTGATAGTGGGATAGGTCGAGCAGTGGCGATCGCTTTTGCCAAAGAAGGAGCAGATGTGGCGATCGTTTATCTCAATGAACATGAAGACGCACAGAAAACAAAGGAGCAAGTCGAAGAATACGGAAGACGGTGTGTTACCCTAGCGGGGGATGTGGGAGATGAACAATTTTGCCAGCAAGCCGTACAGAAAACAGTCCAAGAATTCAACCGACTTGATATATTAGTCAATAATGCTGGGGAGCAACATCCCCAAGACAGTATTGAAAATATTACTCAAGAACAATTAGAGCGCACTTTCCGCACGAATATTTTTTCGATGTTCTATCTGACTAAAGCCGCATTACCTCATCTGCAAAAAGGGAGTGCGATCATTAACACCACTTCAGTGACGGCTTATAAAGGCAATCCCATGTTATTAGATTACTCCTCAACTAAAGGAGCGATCGTTGCCTTTACTCGTGCGTTATCTCAGTCATTGGTCGAAAAAGAAATTCGGGTTAATGGGGTAGCACCGGGGCCGATATGGACTCCGTTAATTCCTGCGACCTTCCCAGAGGATAAGGTTGAAAGTTTTGGGGCACAAGTTCCCATGCAACGGGCAGGACAACCAGAAGAAGTGGCTTCTAGTTATGTCTTTTTAGCCTCTAATGATGCCTCTTATTTCACCGGTCAAATTTTACACCCCAATGGCGGCGTAGTCGTCAATGGATAA
- a CDS encoding type II toxin-antitoxin system Phd/YefM family antitoxin, whose translation MQISKSKLKAKLLEYLRLAESQEEEIIITDHGKPVLKISKYTVSPTTEELFSPMRGKVQYFEDLTTPTTDEWGEI comes from the coding sequence ATGCAAATTTCTAAAAGCAAGCTTAAAGCTAAACTTCTTGAGTACCTACGCCTCGCTGAATCTCAAGAGGAAGAAATTATTATCACTGATCATGGTAAACCTGTGCTAAAAATATCAAAATACACGGTTTCACCAACAACAGAGGAATTATTCTCTCCTATGCGTGGTAAAGTTCAATATTTTGAGGATTTAACTACACCCACCACCGATGAATGGGGTGAAATATGA
- the cobO gene encoding cob(I)yrinic acid a,c-diamide adenosyltransferase, whose protein sequence is MTHSSDITPESYKQKMERRKTIQEQRLAQRDREKGLIIVHTGNGKGKTTAALGMVLRSLGHGYKVAIVQFIKGAWEPAEKAVLSRWEEQLEFYAMGEGFTWETQDRQRDIEKAQQAWEKALIFIRDPHYKLVLLDEINIALKLGYLEINQVLRGLDEKPEDSHVILTGRGAPPELIQKADLVTEMKLLKHPFQDQGVKAQPGIEF, encoded by the coding sequence ATGACTCATTCTTCTGATATTACTCCCGAAAGTTACAAACAAAAAATGGAGCGACGTAAAACGATACAAGAACAACGTCTAGCTCAACGCGATCGAGAAAAAGGGTTAATTATTGTTCATACCGGCAATGGTAAAGGAAAAACCACAGCCGCTTTAGGTATGGTTCTGCGTTCTTTAGGACATGGTTATAAAGTCGCCATTGTTCAATTTATTAAAGGAGCGTGGGAACCTGCCGAAAAAGCGGTTTTAAGTCGTTGGGAAGAACAACTAGAATTTTATGCGATGGGTGAAGGGTTTACATGGGAAACTCAAGATCGTCAAAGAGATATTGAAAAAGCGCAACAAGCTTGGGAAAAAGCTTTAATTTTTATCCGCGATCCTCATTATAAACTCGTATTATTAGATGAAATTAATATTGCTCTGAAATTAGGTTATTTAGAGATTAACCAAGTCTTGAGGGGATTAGACGAAAAACCCGAAGACTCCCATGTTATTTTGACTGGCAGAGGGGCCCCGCCAGAATTGATTCAAAAAGCGGATTTGGTGACGGAAATGAAACTGCTTAAACATCCTTTCCAAGATCAAGGGGTTAAAGCTCAACCCGGAATCGAATTTTAA